A window of ANME-2 cluster archaeon genomic DNA:
GCATCCGAACGTATCAGGGATGCACAGGCTATTAATGCAGATATCCTGTCATCTTGCTGTCCATTCTGCCGCCGGAATATTGGTGATGGAAGGGATAATGTATATGACCAGATAGGTGCTACGGACTATGATCTGAGAGATAATCCTGAAAATAAGATGCAGGTGGAAGACATGATCGTGCTTGTGGCTGAACTTATGGGTCTGTCTACGAAGATCAAATCCCAGGAAGAAGAGGATAAGGCAGCAGGAGTTGAGGCAGAATCGCCTAAACACCTGATAGATCTATAATCTGGAATTGGCGCATGTCATGCGCCATATTTCTTTTTTTTTGTTCTTTTTCATACTTTCTGCAAAAGATTATATTAATTTTTATTTTATATAGCAGACGATGTATAACTTTATACACTCATGTTAATCCCACTGGTGGGAGGATTTCCTGAATAATTGTAAAATACTATTAGTCATTATCTTATTCTATGGCAAAAGATAGTGAACTGACAGATGACGAACTTGAGGAGCTTTTAGTGAAGCAGTTTGAACAGCAGCCTGCGAAATGCAAGATGAAGCCTGCTCCAAAGTTTGTCAAAAAGGACTCTGCACTGGCAGATGAGAAATTATAGGGTGTCACGGAAACAATTAGAATGAGAGGGAGAATAAAATGGTATATGTAACAGGTTTTCGATGTTTCAAATGCGGCAAGCACCATCTACCGGATGAGATTGAGAGCAAACCAATTCCTAGGTGTTCCAATTGTAACTCCGGATTGGATGCGGAGTATGATTATGATTCCATAAGGAAATCCCTCCTTACAGACCCGTTCAAGCGGGCGAGCCCCACCCATTGGAAATACTGGGCGTTCTTACCTGTGCGGGACCTGTCCCATATCATTACCATGGGTGAGGGGGGCACGCCACTGCTTGAGAACAATTCTCTTACCAGTGACATAGGATGCAAGCGGATGCTGGTGAAATACGAGGCCATGAACCCCACAGGTTCTTTTAAGGACCGGGGCTCGTCCCTGGAGATCACCAAGGCGATGGAGTATGGAAAGGAGAAGGTGGTATTGGCCTCTACAGGCAATATGGGTGCTTCGGTGGCGGCATATGCTGCTTTTGCCGGGCTTGAATGTATCGTATTTGTGCCAAATATTGTAGGTCCGGCCAAGATCAAGCAAATAAGGGCGTACGGGGCTGATATCCGGTTCGTGGATGGCGATTACTCACTGGCGATGAATCAGGCCGAGGAGTATGTGATAGCCCACACGGATTCATTCCTTACAGGTGATTATCCCTGGAGGGGGGAGGGGACCAAGACCGTAGGCTTTGAGATAGCTGACCAGTTATACTGGGGGGTGCCTGATGTGATTGTTGCACCTATAGGTAACGGGACTCTTATCTGGGGTATTTACGAGGCCTTCATAGACATGTACGAGGTGGGTGTCATTGAGCGCAAACCGACTTTTATTGGCATACAGGTTGAGGCCTGCCGCCCTGTTGTGGATGCCTGGGAGAAGAATTCCAGGGAGATCATTCCTGTGGAGGATCCTGAGACTATTGCTACTGCCATTGCCTGTGGTGACCCTATTGACGGGCTGGGGGCTTTGCGTGCTATAAGGGAGACCGGGGGGCAGGCTGTAAGTGTTTCTGATAATGAGGTGATTGAGGTGCGGGATTTTTTGGCAGGGCATGGTATTTTTGTTGAGCCGAGTGGTGCGGTGGCGTATGCTGGGGCGCGGCGGGTGTCCGGAGGGTTGGAGGGTAAGACTGTGGTATGTATGGCGACAGGGCACGGGCTGAAAGATATGTGTGGGATTGAGTGATGAGGGTAAGAAATTGTAGTATAAGACATGTGTCCCTTTAGTAAATCATGCATCAAGCTAACAATCGTACATCCAAGGGTACACCTTTCTTCTCATCACGTGCCAACGATATAGCTTCGGTGGGGCACAGTTCTACGCATATTCCACAACCCATACATAGTTCCCAATCTACAGCAACACATATTTCATTTTCAGAGAGAGCACTAAAAGGACATACATCTATGCATGTGCCACAGGCAGTGCAAATATCATTATCTAACTGCGCTACGTAACCCGAAGAGGCCATTGATGGGATATCATATTTCACCATGGCTTCTATTCCCCCACAACAACACTTGCAGCAGTTGCAGATGGAGTAAAAGCGATCTATACAAGCATCCTTAAACCAGGCAGTGTGCAAGTGCCCGCGTTCATGTTCGGATTGGAGGAGTTCTAAAGCCTCCGTTTGAGTGAGTTTGCGGCTGCTTTTTGGGTTATGCTCCAATATAAAATCTACAAATGGTTGACCCACGATCATACAGACCTGAGTTGGCTGACAGGGATTCTCATGATTATGGCGGCAGGAACATTCATAAACAGCTACATCAGGCGGCCCCTTGAGTACGATATCGCGCGCTATTTGATAAGGGATAATCTGTTCCAGATCATGCAAAGGAATATCTTTATCATTGGTTATGATGGAATGGGCTTGTTCAGGTGTAAGGATTTTGCCGTGATAGTGCTCTGATAACCATATTTTTCTTAGGGGACTCAACCGGGGAAAGATTTTGTTAACGAGGAGGTTAACATATTGATTTGTCCAGCGGGCATAGATATATCCATGAAAGGCTTGAAGATTAAGGATTCTCCGCAAACCTGCCTCTTTCATGAATTTCCAGGTCGAAGGACGTAAAGGTCTCCACCTCTCACCTAAAAACCATATACCTAGAATTATTATTAGAATTACTCCGATGAAGATTGAAATAGTTCCCACCAATCTTTATTCCTCCTCCTTCCTATAAAAGTGAATTAATTTTCTTTTTAGACGTTATAAATATATCTATTCAAATACTGCAATTTATTGATCAGGTCCGGGCGTTGATCCGTTTTCATTCATGGGCACCTAAAATGCGACTGCCAGCCCCCACACCACAGGGGCGGACAGAGCAAATAGAGGAGAGGTACCTGGGCAGAGGGGAGGGGAGAAGGGGCTGGAAGTATTTCAAAATTAACCACAGATGGTACAGAGAAAGGTTAGAACGCTCCACAAAACGGCGGTTCAAAGTCATCACAAATCTACAAGGTTAGCTGCCACCTGCCGCCCTGCGGTGGCAGGGCTGGAGGGCGGTTATATATATATATATATTTACTTATATCATATATTTTAACATCCGCCGGCAGCTAACAAACATAATATCCACTTCGCACCCCCGGACCGCTGAATACCCATGCATCAATGAAGCACAACAAAAGCGTCTGCCAGCACCCGCACCAAAGAGACTGTCCGATAATTTGAAAATCGAAATATTCAGAGTCAAACGTTGTGATGACACACCCAACCGCAGCAGAACTGCAGGGTATAGTTATTAAGATTAAGTTTTTCTTGAATAATTCTCAATTTTCTTTCAAACATTCAATGTAATGCTTAACCGCACTCTTAACTCGTTTTTTCATTTGATTTAGGAAGTTGATCACTTCCTCTTAATTCTTCAAAGAAATCGTCCTCAAGTTCATCCTGTTTTATCTCTGTTTAAATGTTATGCCGCTGTTTGTGCTTAAAGATTTTCAGGTGCTATCAGGAGGCTGGACTGGAGATTTTATTCTTAATGTAGCATCATCCGGCCAATAGATTTGATATATATATTTAATAATTATATA
This region includes:
- the thrC gene encoding threonine synthase; the protein is MVYVTGFRCFKCGKHHLPDEIESKPIPRCSNCNSGLDAEYDYDSIRKSLLTDPFKRASPTHWKYWAFLPVRDLSHIITMGEGGTPLLENNSLTSDIGCKRMLVKYEAMNPTGSFKDRGSSLEITKAMEYGKEKVVLASTGNMGASVAAYAAFAGLECIVFVPNIVGPAKIKQIRAYGADIRFVDGDYSLAMNQAEEYVIAHTDSFLTGDYPWRGEGTKTVGFEIADQLYWGVPDVIVAPIGNGTLIWGIYEAFIDMYEVGVIERKPTFIGIQVEACRPVVDAWEKNSREIIPVEDPETIATAIACGDPIDGLGALRAIRETGGQAVSVSDNEVIEVRDFLAGHGIFVEPSGAVAYAGARRVSGGLEGKTVVCMATGHGLKDMCGIE
- a CDS encoding 4Fe-4S binding protein → MKEAGLRRILNLQAFHGYIYARWTNQYVNLLVNKIFPRLSPLRKIWLSEHYHGKILTPEQAHSIITNDKDIPLHDLEQIIPYQIARDIVLKGPPDVAVYECSCRHNHENPCQPTQVCMIVGQPFVDFILEHNPKSSRKLTQTEALELLQSEHERGHLHTAWFKDACIDRFYSICNCCKCCCGGIEAMVKYDIPSMASSGYVAQLDNDICTACGTCIDVCPFSALSENEICVAVDWELCMGCGICVELCPTEAISLARDEKKGVPLDVRLLA